A region from the Stygiolobus caldivivus genome encodes:
- the doxD gene encoding thiosulfate:quinone oxidoreductase large subunit, translating into MAKTTLNEGNSTRMEYIWPIRFAVGWMFLDGGLRKAVLKPEKLDPNSASFVGGKLVNFLPHAGPFKPFLLMTLENRALDVTFLTVFSYVELLVGILIVIGLFTRLAALGALAMSVGFAPAYWLGSTCEDEWQIGALLTAGSVVLMLTAAGRVWGLDYLLYKKFGDRSLANVPILKWIKLW; encoded by the coding sequence ATGGCAAAGACCACGTTAAATGAAGGAAATTCGACTAGGATGGAGTACATATGGCCCATCAGGTTCGCCGTAGGTTGGATGTTCCTAGACGGAGGTCTAAGAAAAGCGGTACTGAAACCAGAGAAACTAGACCCTAATTCTGCCTCGTTTGTAGGTGGAAAACTGGTGAATTTCCTGCCACACGCGGGTCCCTTCAAGCCGTTCTTATTGATGACCTTAGAAAACAGAGCTTTAGACGTCACTTTCCTCACGGTCTTTAGCTATGTAGAACTACTTGTAGGGATCTTGATAGTGATAGGGCTATTTACAAGGTTAGCAGCTCTAGGTGCTCTTGCTATGTCAGTAGGCTTTGCCCCAGCTTATTGGCTGGGCTCTACTTGTGAAGATGAGTGGCAGATAGGCGCACTGTTGACTGCAGGCTCAGTAGTACTTATGTTGACTGCTGCAGGTAGGGTTTGGGGGCTAGACTACTTACTATATAAGAAATTCGGGGACAGGTCATTAGCTAACGTCCCTATACTGAAGTGGATTAAGTTGTGGTGA
- a CDS encoding KaiC domain-containing protein, which yields MIRLSTGIHDFDKLIEGGIPQGFFVALTGEPGTGKTIFSLSFTYEGLKQGEPAIYVTTEESRDSIIRQAKMFNWDLERFLDSKLIIIDALMKEREDEWSLSELEPEALVQKVILAKQKLGSGWARLVIDSVSALFLDKPAMARKISYYLKRVLNKWRFTILATSQYAITTSQAFGFGVEHVADGIIRFRRVIKDGMLHRYIVIEKMRQTNHDKYVWEIDIVQGKGIVLLNKLNERREDYALPKKVMDKIKEANKDEDLKGEAND from the coding sequence ATGATCAGGCTTTCTACCGGTATACATGACTTTGACAAGCTTATAGAAGGCGGTATTCCTCAGGGCTTCTTTGTAGCGCTAACGGGTGAGCCGGGGACAGGTAAGACTATCTTTTCTTTGAGCTTCACGTATGAAGGCCTAAAGCAAGGTGAACCCGCAATATACGTGACTACTGAGGAAAGTAGGGACTCTATAATTAGACAAGCTAAAATGTTCAATTGGGACTTAGAGAGGTTCCTAGACTCGAAGTTAATAATAATAGACGCGTTAATGAAGGAGAGGGAAGATGAGTGGTCTTTGTCGGAACTCGAGCCCGAGGCGTTGGTACAAAAAGTGATATTGGCTAAGCAGAAGCTGGGGTCCGGATGGGCTAGGCTAGTGATAGACTCCGTCTCAGCCCTATTCCTTGATAAACCTGCCATGGCCAGGAAAATAAGTTACTACTTAAAGAGGGTACTAAACAAGTGGAGGTTTACCATACTTGCCACGTCCCAGTACGCGATCACTACTTCCCAAGCTTTCGGGTTTGGTGTAGAACATGTCGCTGACGGCATAATAAGGTTCAGGAGAGTCATAAAAGACGGTATGCTACACCGATATATAGTCATAGAAAAGATGAGGCAGACAAACCACGACAAGTACGTATGGGAGATCGACATAGTACAAGGGAAGGGAATAGTACTTTTGAATAAGCTTAACGAGAGGAGGGAAGACTACGCCCTCCCTAAGAAGGTTATGGATAAGATTAAAGAGGCGAATAAAGACGAGGACTTAAAAGGCGAAGCTAATGACTGA
- the cutA gene encoding glyceraldehyde dehydrogenase subunit alpha, producing the protein MYTGKVIKRLYDDKFVNGKSTYVDDIQISAYYAGFVRSPYAHAYIKSIDASDSLRVPGIVAVFTAKDLQVKDGVGIWTTYEDPKQWKFIKRKPLAEGKVKYTGEPVAIVIGTDKYSVRDAIDKVSVDYERLPAVTKMEEAVEDKVLVHDELKTNVGFDQTYSAGNVENAFKNADKVIPVEVTNNRLIPSPMEPRGIIARYEGGTLTVWYSTQVPHTARAEFSKVFGIPSSKIRVIMPDVGGAFGSKVNILPEDISVIASAIKLGRPVRWTATRSEEMLASEARHNTFRGEIAVKNDGKLLAIKGELLVDLGAYLTYTAPLQPAIIPLMIPGPYKVRDISIRSRAVYTNTPPITMYRGASRPEATFIIERIMSTIADELKLDDVTVREVNMVRADEMPYTNPFGLRYDSGDYISLLREGLKALKYQQLKGWAEEERKKGRKVGVGMAFYLEISGFGPWEFGEVRVSETGDILVITGGTPHGQGTETAIAQVVADTLQVDINRVRVVWGDTETVASSMGTYGSRTASAAASAAMVAAKEVLEKMKRAAAKMLKVDVEEVSYSSGEFSAQGRKVTWDEVASFSYSSNEPGIYAQVTLPGDVTFPYGVHVALVEVDDYGIIRVKDYKAYDDIGTVINPALAEGQIHGGATQAVGQALLEEAIINDDGQLTVTYADYFIPTAVEAPKFESYFVDRPHSSAYPTGAKGVGEAALIVGPAAIVRAVEDATGRRFNKTPIRPEDVI; encoded by the coding sequence TTCAGACTCGTTAAGGGTACCCGGGATAGTGGCAGTGTTCACAGCCAAAGACTTGCAAGTAAAGGACGGAGTAGGGATCTGGACTACTTATGAAGACCCTAAGCAGTGGAAGTTTATCAAGAGGAAACCCTTGGCTGAAGGTAAGGTAAAATATACTGGAGAGCCGGTGGCTATAGTCATCGGGACTGACAAGTATAGTGTGAGGGACGCTATAGATAAGGTGAGTGTAGACTATGAAAGGTTACCGGCTGTAACCAAGATGGAAGAAGCAGTAGAGGACAAGGTGCTAGTACACGATGAGTTGAAGACAAATGTAGGCTTTGACCAGACATACAGCGCGGGCAATGTGGAGAACGCCTTCAAAAATGCGGATAAGGTAATCCCGGTAGAGGTGACAAATAACAGGCTGATCCCTTCACCAATGGAGCCTCGGGGGATTATAGCGAGGTATGAAGGGGGTACACTTACCGTATGGTATTCTACCCAGGTGCCGCATACAGCTAGGGCTGAATTTTCCAAGGTCTTCGGGATCCCTTCAAGTAAGATCAGGGTGATAATGCCAGACGTAGGAGGGGCTTTTGGGAGTAAGGTCAACATCTTACCTGAGGACATAAGTGTCATTGCAAGCGCTATAAAGCTAGGTAGACCGGTGAGGTGGACTGCTACTAGGAGTGAGGAGATGTTAGCTTCAGAGGCTAGGCATAACACGTTTAGAGGTGAGATAGCCGTCAAGAATGACGGGAAGCTCTTGGCTATAAAAGGTGAACTCTTGGTTGACCTAGGTGCGTACTTAACATACACTGCTCCCTTACAGCCAGCTATAATCCCCCTGATGATACCGGGCCCCTACAAGGTCAGGGACATCAGTATAAGGAGTAGGGCAGTTTATACTAACACTCCTCCGATCACCATGTATAGGGGTGCCAGCAGACCTGAGGCTACCTTCATCATAGAAAGGATAATGAGTACTATAGCGGACGAGTTAAAGCTAGACGACGTGACTGTAAGGGAAGTTAATATGGTAAGGGCGGACGAAATGCCCTACACAAACCCGTTTGGGTTGAGGTACGACAGCGGTGACTATATCTCTCTGCTTAGGGAAGGACTTAAGGCACTTAAGTACCAACAACTTAAGGGATGGGCTGAAGAGGAAAGGAAGAAAGGAAGAAAAGTAGGCGTAGGGATGGCGTTTTATCTGGAAATAAGCGGTTTCGGCCCTTGGGAGTTCGGGGAAGTGAGGGTATCTGAGACGGGGGACATACTGGTGATCACGGGTGGAACACCCCACGGGCAAGGTACTGAGACGGCCATAGCACAAGTAGTAGCGGACACATTGCAGGTAGACATTAACAGGGTAAGGGTCGTATGGGGAGACACTGAGACAGTAGCGTCGAGTATGGGTACGTACGGTTCGAGGACAGCCTCAGCCGCGGCCAGTGCTGCAATGGTAGCGGCTAAAGAAGTATTGGAAAAGATGAAGAGAGCCGCAGCTAAGATGCTAAAAGTAGACGTCGAAGAAGTGTCATATTCTAGCGGAGAATTTAGCGCACAAGGGAGGAAGGTGACGTGGGATGAGGTGGCTTCGTTCTCCTATAGTTCAAACGAACCCGGTATATATGCTCAAGTGACCTTACCGGGAGATGTCACGTTCCCCTATGGAGTACATGTGGCTCTAGTCGAAGTAGACGATTATGGGATTATCAGGGTGAAGGACTACAAAGCCTATGATGATATAGGTACGGTCATAAACCCGGCATTAGCTGAAGGACAGATCCACGGAGGAGCTACGCAAGCCGTAGGCCAAGCATTGTTAGAGGAGGCTATAATTAACGATGACGGGCAACTAACCGTAACTTATGCTGACTATTTTATACCTACAGCTGTTGAAGCCCCTAAGTTTGAAAGCTATTTCGTAGATAGACCTCATTCTTCTGCATACCCTACAGGTGCAAAGGGGGTCGGAGAAGCTGCCTTAATAGTAGGGCCTGCAGCTATTGTAAGGGCTGTAGAAGACGCTACTGGCAGGAGGTTTAATAAGACTCCCATAAGACCTGAGGACGTAATTTAG
- a CDS encoding TQO small subunit DoxA domain-containing protein — MEKVVILGLIFSILVAGWILATGQWAYGNVVGPLVNNSKLPKLDITYVNAYNTPQGLCLIMNITDVDGPDAYPASAPLMEIYNANHTFVMFLNSSQISNDTVKIIQAPWNSNKKDSVNWYSGFVVILGSEGQFHLLIKGVHLPAGTYYVKLYTPAIKTSREAVATFTISQ; from the coding sequence ATGGAGAAAGTAGTAATTTTAGGTCTAATTTTTAGCATCTTAGTCGCGGGCTGGATACTTGCTACGGGTCAGTGGGCATATGGGAATGTAGTAGGCCCATTGGTAAACAACTCTAAATTGCCTAAACTCGATATAACATATGTTAATGCCTACAATACTCCCCAAGGGCTTTGCTTAATCATGAACATTACAGACGTTGACGGGCCTGATGCCTATCCAGCTTCAGCACCTCTAATGGAGATATATAACGCAAACCACACATTCGTAATGTTCCTTAACTCCTCACAGATATCTAACGATACTGTAAAGATAATACAAGCACCGTGGAATTCTAACAAAAAGGATAGCGTAAATTGGTATTCAGGGTTTGTAGTAATATTAGGTAGTGAAGGACAGTTCCACTTGTTGATAAAGGGAGTGCATCTACCCGCAGGAACCTACTACGTGAAGTTATATACCCCTGCAATCAAGACAAGTAGAGAAGCTGTAGCTACTTTTACAATCTCTCAATAA